The Vibrio sp. SNU_ST1 genome has a segment encoding these proteins:
- the recC gene encoding exodeoxyribonuclease V subunit gamma has protein sequence MFTVYHSNKVDTLKILLVHLIKSDPLANPFEKEQILVQSPGMSQWLKMELAKEFGVAANIDFPLPATFIWDMFTQVLPDVPKRSAFNKEAMTWKLMSLLPAKLDHPDFLPLQRYLENDEDDSKLYQLAEKIADIFDGYLVYRPEWMAMWEAGEPVAELVDDEGQQEHPWQPILWHALYEQTLSQGQSKYHRGNLYHDFIEALASQQGQLQHLPKRLFVFGISSLPPRYMDALKALGEQIDVHLMFTNPCQHYWGDIRDRKYLARVEAQRRKQFALVDGLPQLEGEVSPLKDGIEANVEDELHTSQAVGNSLLASMGKLGRDNLFLLSQSDSEEHEFFIDVERNNLLHQLQADILQLEEHQDDHILDSSHHKQVVELGDRSLTVHACHSPMREVEVLHDQLLAMFDADPTLKPRDIIVMVSDINAYSPAIQAVFGNAPGERYIPYSISDRTADQESPILTAFMQLVALPNTRCLASELLELLEIPAMMARFGIDDFQFEQAKQWVEEAGIRWGVDASTATEFDLPATEQNTWLFGIQRMLLGYAMSDSAGLFETEHSPIAAYNEVQGINAELAGKLAHFIDRIAHYRQRLTETQSIDMWREILLTMIDDFFAVELEGEVVLKSIRDALSQLNEQLDDALYEQELSPSIIYQYLNNKLSGARISQRFLAGQVNFCTLMPMRSIPFKTVCLLGMNDGVYPPSNPVESFNLLERRARPGDRSRREDSRYLFLEAMLSAQECLYISYVGRSIQDNTERVPSVLVSELIEYCQQNYCLSEDQSLPSDDSGIKLTQAISFEHTMTPFSPAAFTQGDASHVLSYAKEWLPAANRSGERSGEFNRALDDYLLGATYPLELDLVELQRFWRLPVQYFFNRRLKVVFEPPLPVMEDDEPFVLNGLESFQLKDALLQVLLDHPEGEDEAVRLFVSEQKAQGRLPVGAFGDIEFETNRVQAEDLAKEIRFVSGSPQQDLEVNIEFDVLGEGKPVRLMGWLTQNYQSGLVRFRSGKIRSQDYLAAWIDHLCCAVMGHGKTTHIIGYDRKEGVVHQMLQPIGDAQQAKSLLAELVRLFYQGMTAPLPYFPKTALAGVEAGFSRGKWVDDEEKSLKKMTDTFNDSFAFTGEGRDTYISRIWPKWDDELAAESRMYSTLVLQAARLAAADLEEQE, from the coding sequence GTGTTTACTGTTTACCATTCCAATAAAGTTGATACTTTAAAAATTCTCCTCGTTCACTTAATCAAAAGTGATCCTTTAGCCAATCCTTTCGAAAAAGAGCAGATCTTGGTTCAGAGCCCAGGTATGTCTCAATGGCTTAAGATGGAACTCGCCAAAGAGTTTGGTGTAGCAGCAAATATAGACTTTCCTCTTCCTGCAACCTTCATTTGGGATATGTTTACCCAAGTGCTTCCTGATGTACCTAAACGTAGTGCTTTTAACAAAGAAGCGATGACGTGGAAGCTGATGAGTTTGCTACCCGCTAAGCTTGACCACCCTGATTTTCTTCCTTTACAGCGCTATCTTGAAAACGACGAAGATGATTCGAAGCTGTATCAATTGGCAGAGAAAATTGCCGATATCTTCGATGGTTACTTGGTGTATCGACCTGAATGGATGGCGATGTGGGAAGCGGGAGAGCCCGTTGCTGAATTGGTCGATGATGAAGGGCAGCAAGAGCACCCTTGGCAACCGATTTTGTGGCACGCACTCTATGAGCAAACCCTGTCTCAAGGCCAATCAAAATACCACCGTGGCAACTTGTATCACGACTTCATTGAAGCGCTAGCCAGTCAACAAGGTCAATTGCAGCATCTGCCTAAACGCTTATTTGTGTTTGGTATTTCTTCGTTGCCTCCTCGTTACATGGATGCGTTGAAAGCGCTGGGCGAACAGATTGATGTTCATCTGATGTTTACCAATCCTTGCCAACATTACTGGGGCGATATTCGCGACCGTAAATATTTGGCAAGAGTTGAAGCCCAGCGTCGTAAGCAGTTTGCGTTGGTTGATGGTTTACCTCAACTAGAAGGCGAAGTATCACCATTGAAAGATGGCATTGAAGCCAACGTTGAAGATGAACTGCACACCAGCCAAGCCGTGGGTAATAGTTTACTTGCGTCTATGGGTAAGCTGGGCAGAGATAACCTGTTTTTACTATCTCAATCAGACAGCGAAGAGCATGAGTTCTTTATTGATGTTGAGAGGAATAACCTACTTCATCAACTGCAAGCCGATATTCTCCAGTTAGAAGAGCACCAAGACGACCACATCTTGGATTCCAGCCACCATAAACAGGTGGTTGAGCTTGGCGATCGCTCTCTGACCGTGCACGCTTGTCACAGCCCAATGCGTGAGGTTGAAGTCCTTCATGATCAGCTACTGGCGATGTTTGATGCCGATCCGACACTAAAACCACGCGATATCATCGTAATGGTATCTGACATTAATGCTTATAGCCCTGCGATTCAGGCGGTATTTGGTAATGCTCCGGGTGAGCGTTATATCCCTTACTCGATCTCTGATAGAACCGCAGACCAAGAAAGCCCAATTCTGACCGCCTTCATGCAGTTGGTCGCGCTACCGAACACGCGCTGTTTAGCCTCTGAGTTGCTAGAGTTATTAGAAATTCCTGCGATGATGGCACGCTTTGGTATTGACGATTTTCAATTCGAGCAAGCCAAGCAGTGGGTTGAAGAAGCGGGTATCCGTTGGGGTGTTGATGCTTCAACAGCGACAGAATTTGATCTACCTGCGACCGAGCAAAATACTTGGCTATTCGGCATTCAGCGCATGTTGTTGGGCTATGCGATGTCGGATTCTGCGGGGTTGTTTGAAACCGAGCATTCTCCGATTGCCGCTTATAACGAAGTTCAAGGCATTAACGCCGAACTTGCAGGTAAGTTAGCTCACTTTATCGATCGTATTGCCCATTACCGTCAACGCTTAACTGAAACACAATCTATCGATATGTGGCGTGAAATCTTGCTGACAATGATTGATGATTTCTTTGCGGTTGAGCTAGAAGGCGAGGTGGTACTTAAGTCGATTCGCGACGCGCTTTCTCAACTGAATGAGCAGCTTGATGATGCCTTGTACGAACAAGAGTTATCGCCAAGCATCATCTACCAGTACCTCAATAATAAGTTATCTGGCGCGCGTATTAGCCAGCGTTTCTTAGCTGGCCAAGTTAACTTTTGTACCTTGATGCCGATGCGTTCTATTCCGTTCAAAACGGTTTGTTTGTTGGGTATGAATGATGGGGTTTATCCGCCATCAAACCCTGTCGAGAGCTTTAACTTGTTAGAGAGAAGAGCTCGTCCCGGAGATAGATCTAGGAGAGAAGATAGTCGCTACCTATTCTTAGAGGCTATGTTGTCGGCGCAAGAGTGTTTGTACATCAGCTATGTCGGCCGTTCAATTCAAGATAATACCGAGCGAGTGCCATCGGTACTCGTTTCAGAGTTAATAGAGTACTGCCAGCAGAACTATTGCTTAAGTGAAGACCAATCACTACCCAGTGATGATTCTGGTATCAAGCTGACTCAAGCGATCAGCTTTGAGCACACCATGACGCCGTTCAGTCCCGCAGCCTTTACACAAGGTGACGCAAGCCATGTATTGAGTTACGCCAAAGAGTGGCTACCTGCGGCTAACCGTTCCGGTGAGCGCAGTGGTGAATTTAACCGTGCATTGGATGACTATTTGTTGGGTGCAACGTATCCGTTGGAATTGGATCTGGTTGAGCTGCAACGTTTCTGGCGCTTGCCGGTGCAATACTTCTTTAATCGCCGTTTAAAAGTGGTGTTTGAGCCACCGCTTCCTGTGATGGAAGACGATGAGCCGTTCGTACTTAATGGTTTAGAGAGTTTCCAGCTTAAGGATGCTCTGCTGCAAGTGTTGCTAGACCACCCTGAAGGCGAAGACGAAGCGGTTCGCTTGTTTGTCTCTGAGCAAAAAGCACAAGGTCGTTTACCGGTCGGAGCCTTTGGTGATATCGAATTTGAAACCAACCGTGTTCAAGCGGAAGACTTAGCTAAAGAGATTCGATTTGTGAGCGGATCACCGCAACAAGATCTTGAAGTTAATATCGAATTTGATGTGTTAGGCGAAGGCAAACCTGTTCGCTTGATGGGCTGGTTAACTCAAAACTATCAATCGGGTCTAGTTCGTTTCCGTAGCGGTAAAATACGCTCTCAAGATTATTTGGCAGCGTGGATTGATCATCTATGTTGTGCAGTGATGGGACACGGAAAGACGACCCATATTATTGGTTATGACAGAAAAGAGGGCGTTGTTCACCAAATGCTACAGCCTATAGGCGATGCGCAGCAGGCGAAGAGTTTACTGGCTGAGTTAGTACGACTGTTTTATCAAGGCATGACAGCACCACTGCCTTACTTCCCGAAAACCGCATTGGCTGGCGTTGAAGCGGGCTTTAGCCGTGGAAAGTGGGTCGATGATGAAGAGAAGTCGCTCAAGAAAATGACCGATACTTTTAATGACAGCTTCGCTTTTACGGGAGAGGGGAGAGATACCTACATCTCGCGCATTTGGCCCAAATGGGATGATGAGCTGGCTGCTGAGTCGCGTATGTATTCAACACTTGTGTTACAGGCTGCAAGGTTAGCGGCTGCCGATCTGGAAGAGCAGGAGTAA
- a CDS encoding HNH endonuclease, with protein sequence MNIFIKKLGSQESGYSGNKPDQRGKYILIPTKSWEVFPHLSETQLNHTKIIKLYTKEQHSIALNIVFHNAKFFPHLGLTRAHNEIRIYRNNSIDDALSLDRNIIIVMIRLSNDEYYIDSIQESDNDYQDFEALLKECIKNGKLDVEKLKNTERFFDLSDIKKSDKEIENIGEIINSTSKYVKSGSAARKQQEHHPDDPSGIFSTLIKSQSEFASFVREIYGNKCAIRGTSLIDNHHTGLEAAHIKAAQHGGPLLPSNGILMSSDLHKCFDQGFFSLNDDNEIIISSKVPNKSELYQFKGIKIAPNNLICSPFHEYNKHHRDEHEISDN encoded by the coding sequence ATGAACATATTTATAAAAAAACTGGGAAGCCAAGAGTCAGGCTATTCAGGAAACAAACCCGACCAACGAGGAAAATACATTCTTATTCCTACCAAAAGTTGGGAAGTATTTCCTCACTTATCCGAGACTCAACTCAACCATACTAAAATAATAAAACTATACACAAAAGAACAACACTCAATTGCGTTAAACATTGTCTTTCACAATGCTAAGTTTTTTCCTCACTTGGGGCTTACTCGCGCTCATAATGAAATTAGAATTTATAGAAACAACAGTATTGATGATGCATTATCGCTAGATCGAAATATTATTATTGTAATGATTAGACTAAGCAATGATGAGTATTATATTGATTCAATTCAAGAGAGTGACAATGACTACCAAGACTTTGAAGCACTACTCAAAGAATGCATAAAAAATGGAAAATTAGATGTAGAAAAGCTCAAAAATACAGAGAGATTCTTCGATTTATCTGATATAAAAAAATCAGATAAAGAGATTGAAAATATTGGTGAAATAATCAATAGCACTTCGAAATATGTAAAGAGTGGTAGTGCAGCAAGAAAACAACAAGAGCACCACCCTGATGATCCTAGTGGGATATTTAGTACACTAATTAAATCTCAAAGCGAATTTGCAAGCTTTGTTCGTGAAATATATGGCAACAAATGTGCAATTAGAGGAACATCGCTAATAGATAACCACCATACAGGTTTAGAGGCTGCCCATATTAAGGCTGCTCAACATGGAGGGCCACTATTACCGTCAAATGGGATTTTAATGTCAAGTGACTTACACAAGTGTTTTGACCAAGGTTTTTTCAGCCTCAATGATGACAATGAGATAATTATTAGCTCGAAGGTCCCTAACAAGTCTGAACTGTATCAATTCAAAGGAATTAAAATAGCGCCAAATAACCTAATTTGTTCTCCATTTCATGAATATAACAAACATCATAGAGATGAACATGAAATATCCGACAATTAA